The sequence GTCGTTGAACGACCTGGCGGCGCCCGGCGTGAAGCGCATCGCGTACGGCGACCCGGCATCGGTGCCGGTCGGCCGCTACACCGAAGGCGCGCTGCGCGCGGCCGGCGTGTGGGACGCCGTCAGCGCGAAGGGCGTGCTGGCCGCCAACGTGCGCCAGAGCCTCGACTACGTCGCGCGCGGCGAGGTCGACGCGGGCTTCGTGTTCGGTACCGACGCCGCGATCATGCCCGGCCGCGTGAAGGTCGCGCTGACGGTGCCGACGAAGACGGCCATCACCTATCCGATCGCCGTGGTCAAGGACAGCCGCCACGCCGCGCAGGCGCAGTCGTTCGTCGATTTCGTCTCGTCGCCGCAGGGCCAGGCCGTGCTGTCGACGTTCGGCTTCAAGCCTGCGGGCAAGTGAGCGCATCGCGATGCAAGACGTCTGGGTACCGCTGCTGCTGTCGCTGAAGGTTGCCGGCTGGGCGACCGCGCTCGACATCGTGCTCGGCGTCGCGGCCGCGTTCGCGCTCGCGCGCTGGCGCTCGCCGCTGCGCGACGTCGTCGATTCGCTGCTGACGCTGCCGCTGGTCCTGCCGCCGACGGTGCTCGGCTATTACCTGCTCGTGCTGCTCGGCCGGCGCGGCGTGTTCGGCGCCTGGCTCGACACGCTCGGCATCGAGCTCGTCTTCACGTGGCAAGGCGCGGTGATCGCTTCGATGGTCGTCGCGTTTCCGCTGATCCTGAAGTCGGCACGTGCCGCGTTCGAAGGCGTCGATCCGCATCTCGAACGCGCCGCGCGCACGCTCGGGCTCGGCGAAGCCGCGGTGTTCTTCCGCGTGACGCTGCCGCTCGCCACGCGTGGCATCCTTGCGGGCGCACTGCTCGCGTTCGCACGCGCGCTCGGCGAGTTCGGCGCGACGCTGATGATCGCGGGCAACCTGCCCGGCCGCACGCAGACGCTGTCGGTCGCGATCTACGCGGCCGTGCAGGCCGGCGACGACAGCACGGCCAACTTCCTCGTGCTGGTGACATCGATCACCTGCGTGCTCGTGCTGCTCGCGACCGGCTGGCTCGTGCCGTCGCGCGCCCGGCGGAGCCAGCTGACATGAAGCGCCCGTCTCGCCCGTATCGCCTGCCTCGTTCGGCAGCCGGATTGCTTCGGCGGAGGCCCGCATGAGCCTCGTCGTCGACATCCGCAAGACCTACGCGAACGCCGAGCGCCGCTTCACGCTCGACATGTCGTTCACGGCGACGACGCAGCGCGTCGTGCTGTTCGGGCCGTCCGGCGCAGGCAAGAGCATGACGCTGCAGGCGATCGCCGGCCTGCTGTCGCCCGACGAAGGCACGATCACGCTGAACGGCGAACCGTTGTTCGACGCCGCGCGCCGCATCGACGTGCCGACCCGCGAACGCCGCGTCGCGTACCTGTTCCAGGATTACGCGCTGTTTCCGCATCTGAACGTGCGCCAGAACATCGCGTTCGGGCTCACGTCGGGGCTGCGCAACCCGCGCGCGAAGACGGCGCCACCCGAAGTCGCGTACTGGCTGCGCGCGTTCGACCTCGAAGCGCTTGCGGGGCAGTATCCGTCGCAACTGTCGGGTGGGCAGAAGCAGCGCGTCGCGCTCGCGCGCGCACTGGTCGCGCAACCGCGGATCCTGCTGCTCGACGAACCGTTCGCGGCGCTCGACGGCGCAATGCGCCAGCGCATGCGCCACGAGCTCGCCGAACTGCAGGCGCGGCTCGATATCCCGATGGTGCTGATCTCGCACGACCCCGACGACGTCGCCGCGTTCGGCGACCAGGTCGTGCAGTTGAGCGAAGGACGCGTGCTGGCGACACCGCCGCACGCCGAGTGGCCGACGCGCGTCGCTTGAGCGCGCGAGGCCGTGGTCGTGGCAGTCCCGCAGGAGCCTGAGAGAAGCCGCGCGTCGCGGCATAAGCTGAAAACGGAAACGAAGCCGGTGCCGCGCAGATGCTGCGCGATGCCGGCTTCGCTCCGCCTCGCGTGCGATGGTCGAAGCGCGTCCGTTCGCGCCGTCAGCCCATCAACCCGTCACTGCAAGAATCACGCTCGACGCCTTGAACAGCGCGATCGCCCGCCGGCCGGCGTCGAGTTCCAGTGCAGCGACGCTGTCGTTGGTCACGACGGCCGTCAGCGTCCCGCCGCCGTCGAGCGCCAGCGTCACTTCGCTATTCACCGCGCCCGCCGCGACGGATTCGACGCTGCCGCGCAGCCGGTTCCGCGCGGACACTTTCAGTTCGGGCCCGCCATCGTCGACCGCCAGCACGACCCACGACGCCTTCACCAGCGCGCATGCGTCCGCGCCAGCCTGCAGGCCGAGCGC comes from Burkholderia pyrrocinia and encodes:
- a CDS encoding sulfate/molybdate ABC transporter ATP-binding protein, whose amino-acid sequence is MSLVVDIRKTYANAERRFTLDMSFTATTQRVVLFGPSGAGKSMTLQAIAGLLSPDEGTITLNGEPLFDAARRIDVPTRERRVAYLFQDYALFPHLNVRQNIAFGLTSGLRNPRAKTAPPEVAYWLRAFDLEALAGQYPSQLSGGQKQRVALARALVAQPRILLLDEPFAALDGAMRQRMRHELAELQARLDIPMVLISHDPDDVAAFGDQVVQLSEGRVLATPPHAEWPTRVA
- the modB gene encoding molybdate ABC transporter permease subunit, giving the protein MQDVWVPLLLSLKVAGWATALDIVLGVAAAFALARWRSPLRDVVDSLLTLPLVLPPTVLGYYLLVLLGRRGVFGAWLDTLGIELVFTWQGAVIASMVVAFPLILKSARAAFEGVDPHLERAARTLGLGEAAVFFRVTLPLATRGILAGALLAFARALGEFGATLMIAGNLPGRTQTLSVAIYAAVQAGDDSTANFLVLVTSITCVLVLLATGWLVPSRARRSQLT
- the modA gene encoding molybdate ABC transporter substrate-binding protein codes for the protein MRSTVRPLRRTLLRLLPIATLAAAGIAFSAPACAADELVVSAAASLTNAFKAVGDAYEKQHPGTKVLFNFGASDVLMQQIAKGAPADVFASADQKAMDRAADEKVIVPGTRRDFAANSLVLIVPADSHAAVPTSLNDLAAPGVKRIAYGDPASVPVGRYTEGALRAAGVWDAVSAKGVLAANVRQSLDYVARGEVDAGFVFGTDAAIMPGRVKVALTVPTKTAITYPIAVVKDSRHAAQAQSFVDFVSSPQGQAVLSTFGFKPAGK